One genomic segment of Vagococcus intermedius includes these proteins:
- the pheS gene encoding phenylalanine--tRNA ligase subunit alpha, translated as MSLKQQLEALREETLAKISDSHALNDLNQIRVETLGKKGPITEVLRGMKDLSAEERPVVGGFANEIRDHLAEKIEEKKIQLETLEMNRKLEKETIDVTLPGKELSRGSAHVLTQTMTEMEDIFLGMGYQVVEGFEVEQDEYNFERMNLPKDHPARDMQDTFYITEELLLRTHTSPVQARTMEKHDFTKGPLRMISPGKVFRRDSDDATHSHQFHQIEGLVIDKNITMGDLKGTLEVVMKKMFGDDREIRLRPSYFPFTEPSVEVDVSCFKCGGKGCNVCKETGWIEILGAGMVHPNVLKMSGINPEEYSGFAFGMGPDRIAMLRYGVNDIRYFYQNDRRFLEQFSVKEK; from the coding sequence ATGTCTTTAAAACAACAATTAGAAGCATTGAGAGAAGAAACTTTAGCTAAAATTTCTGACAGTCACGCTTTGAATGATTTAAATCAAATTCGTGTTGAAACCCTTGGTAAAAAAGGACCAATCACGGAAGTTTTAAGAGGAATGAAAGATTTATCAGCTGAAGAGCGACCAGTCGTTGGTGGTTTTGCAAATGAAATCCGCGATCATTTAGCAGAAAAAATTGAGGAGAAAAAAATTCAATTAGAAACGTTAGAGATGAATCGCAAATTGGAAAAAGAAACAATTGATGTTACTTTACCAGGAAAAGAACTCAGCCGTGGTTCAGCTCATGTCTTAACTCAAACAATGACTGAAATGGAAGATATCTTTTTAGGAATGGGGTATCAAGTTGTTGAAGGATTCGAAGTCGAGCAAGATGAGTATAACTTTGAACGTATGAATTTACCAAAAGATCATCCAGCACGTGATATGCAAGATACCTTTTATATTACAGAAGAGTTATTACTAAGAACGCACACATCACCTGTACAAGCCCGGACCATGGAAAAACACGATTTTACGAAAGGTCCTTTACGAATGATTAGTCCAGGAAAAGTGTTCCGACGCGATAGCGATGATGCAACACATAGTCATCAATTTCATCAAATTGAAGGCCTAGTCATTGATAAAAATATTACGATGGGTGACTTAAAAGGAACGTTAGAAGTAGTCATGAAAAAAATGTTTGGTGATGACCGAGAAATCCGCTTACGCCCAAGTTACTTCCCATTCACAGAACCTTCTGTTGAAGTGGATGTTAGCTGTTTCAAATGTGGTGGTAAGGGCTGTAATGTTTGTAAAGAAACCGGTTGGATTGAAATTTTAGGTGCTGGTATGGTTCATCCAAATGTCTTGAAAATGTCTGGTATCAATCCAGAAGAATACAGTGGTTTCGCTTTTGGAATGGGACCAGATCGTATTGCAATGTTACGTTACGGGGTCAATGATATTCGTTACTTTTATCAAAATGACCGTCGATTCTTAGAACAGTTTTCAGTAAAGGAGAAATAA
- a CDS encoding winged helix-turn-helix transcriptional regulator, which produces MEESECQKRQFQLCPKFEKTFSILGKRWNGLIIDVLLEEGCQRFGELAAKIPNLSDRVLVERLKELESNGIIERLEDEENSKKVEYRLTEMGQDLRSTMQEIQRWSEKWLIL; this is translated from the coding sequence ATGGAAGAGTCTGAGTGTCAGAAACGCCAATTTCAGTTGTGTCCCAAGTTTGAAAAAACCTTCTCAATTTTAGGCAAACGTTGGAATGGGTTAATTATTGATGTTTTATTAGAAGAAGGATGTCAGCGTTTCGGTGAACTTGCTGCTAAAATTCCTAATTTAAGCGACCGTGTTCTAGTTGAGCGTCTGAAAGAGTTAGAGTCAAATGGGATTATTGAACGTTTGGAAGATGAGGAAAATAGTAAAAAAGTTGAATATCGTTTAACTGAAATGGGACAAGATTTAAGAAGTACGATGCAAGAAATTCAACGTTGGAGTGAGAAATGGTTGATACTTTAG
- a CDS encoding HD domain-containing protein: protein MSYVEDLINTEEVQSLGEFTQHHYSTRLDHSISVSYLSYRLAKKWKGNARATARAGLLHDLFFYDWRTEDYDGGTHAYVHPRVAVKNAEKLTELSDLERDIIIKHMWLATIAPPRYKESYIVTFVDKYCAVNEVVVPVYRNTLNKVTSLFKVAS, encoded by the coding sequence ATGTCTTATGTGGAAGATCTAATTAATACAGAAGAAGTTCAAAGTCTAGGAGAATTCACACAACATCATTACTCAACTAGGTTAGATCATTCAATTTCAGTTTCTTACTTAAGCTATCGTCTCGCTAAAAAGTGGAAAGGAAATGCCCGTGCAACAGCTCGCGCTGGTCTTTTACATGATCTCTTCTTTTACGATTGGCGAACAGAGGACTACGATGGCGGAACACATGCTTATGTTCACCCCAGAGTCGCTGTAAAAAATGCTGAGAAATTAACTGAATTATCTGACTTAGAACGTGATATTATAATTAAACATATGTGGTTAGCAACTATTGCGCCACCAAGATATAAAGAAAGTTATATTGTGACGTTTGTCGATAAATATTGTGCGGTAAATGAAGTGGTTGTACCAGTCTATCGCAATACCTTAAACAAAGTGACGTCACTATTTAAAGTAGCTAGCTAA
- a CDS encoding TrmH family RNA methyltransferase → MLEITSTKNSYIKELKKLEKKKHRDASQCYLIEGEHLVGEAIKHGANLETILVTEAGRGLLANFSELARTTKSYLVTEEVFKVISSVPAPQGIMAVVHQTNDELNQKTMGPYLLLDNVQDPGNVGTMIRTADAAGFGTVILGEGCADIYSAKVLRSMQGSQFHVTLIQSNLMEAMTKLKEKNIAIYGTELNPEAISYRDLVIEGDYGLVMGNEGQGVSKEILNQTRQNIYIPIDGQAESLNVAIAAGILMFSLRSL, encoded by the coding sequence ATGTTAGAAATTACATCTACTAAAAATAGTTATATTAAAGAGTTAAAAAAATTGGAAAAGAAAAAACATCGTGATGCTAGTCAATGTTATTTAATTGAAGGAGAACACTTAGTTGGCGAGGCAATAAAACATGGCGCTAATCTCGAAACAATTTTAGTGACGGAAGCTGGTAGAGGTTTATTGGCAAACTTTTCTGAATTAGCTAGAACTACCAAGAGTTATTTAGTGACGGAAGAGGTTTTTAAAGTTATTTCATCTGTCCCTGCACCACAAGGTATTATGGCAGTGGTTCATCAAACAAACGATGAGCTAAACCAAAAAACTATGGGGCCATACTTGCTATTGGATAATGTTCAAGATCCTGGTAATGTTGGAACCATGATCCGCACAGCTGACGCGGCGGGTTTTGGAACTGTTATTTTGGGAGAGGGATGTGCAGATATTTATAGCGCTAAAGTGTTACGTTCTATGCAAGGAAGTCAATTCCATGTGACTCTTATTCAGAGTAATTTAATGGAAGCAATGACGAAGTTAAAGGAAAAAAATATTGCGATTTATGGAACAGAATTAAACCCTGAGGCAATTTCTTACCGTGATTTAGTTATCGAAGGTGACTATGGATTAGTTATGGGTAATGAAGGGCAAGGTGTTTCAAAAGAAATACTAAATCAAACACGGCAAAATATTTATATTCCAATTGATGGACAAGCGGAATCTTTAAATGTTGCAATTGCAGCAGGTATTTTAATGTTTTCTTTACGTTCGTTATAA
- a CDS encoding acylphosphatase, which produces MKKIKMIVTGRVQGVGFRFTTKMAADRLKIGGIVKNLAEGSVYIEANGTDDQLETFIKIIKASPSPSGKVEQVELIEDPSLPIRDNFKVTY; this is translated from the coding sequence ATGAAAAAAATAAAAATGATTGTGACAGGCCGTGTCCAAGGTGTCGGTTTCCGTTTTACTACCAAAATGGCGGCAGATCGCTTAAAAATTGGAGGTATTGTTAAAAATTTAGCTGAAGGTTCAGTTTATATAGAAGCAAATGGTACTGATGACCAATTAGAGACCTTTATAAAAATAATTAAAGCCTCTCCTTCCCCTAGTGGCAAAGTAGAACAGGTAGAGTTAATAGAAGATCCTAGCTTACCTATAAGAGATAACTTTAAGGTCACTTACTAA